In the genome of Ignavibacteriales bacterium, one region contains:
- a CDS encoding TonB-dependent receptor: MNIKIFFLAAVFCPLLFAQTYSIRGKVTDSLQVPVPGVNVILTGSTIGAATGTDGNFEISNLQPGVYSLTFSAIGYEKTTIDNITITTNSPVVNVQLTSKIFETDQVVVSANKHEQNLSDLSVSAEIFSAENLSRKNIYNLENAMRYIPGVSMVQDQISIRGSSGYSRGAGSRVLLAIDGIPFYTGDTGETIWEVIPTTAIKRIEVIKGASSSLYGSGAIGGVVNIITNEPTEISSTYIKTFIGAYDKPHYDEWDWSGEYRTFNGITLSHSNTYNNFGFNLSLTRLEDLSYKQSGYSKKYTGFLKTNYSLSENSSLDLLINLFRKKSGNFVYWKNAMNALVPPDADQGQVVQTERDLFALTYTNLIEEDLSLTLRSSYYRTYWEDGAIPLNQSRTNLFRGEVQVNYSFSDDLILVSGIEASGSRVTSTLFGNPTSFSAGGYYQAEYKFGFPLSMTAGIRYDYSKLDTIDGSSAFSPKIGFNYKVSPEFVIRANIGTGFRAPTLAESFTSTTASGITVRPNPNLKSESNLSFEGGVSFKPLEIVSMDVSLFSTEYYDFIEASLKADNLGNSFIIFDNVTRARIQGFEVGTDIGIIPGLLTGNINYCYLWARDIEKNKALKYRPRHILSSGIEASYKKILLGFDFRYWSRVEEIDNELIDLGLVPDGRKRVEVILLDARAGYMLDIFNQQIRLFLNANNILNYNYVELIGNLQPIRHLSLSAELTF; the protein is encoded by the coding sequence ATGAATATCAAAATATTTTTTTTAGCAGCAGTTTTTTGCCCGTTACTGTTTGCACAAACATACAGCATTCGAGGTAAGGTTACTGATTCACTTCAGGTTCCTGTACCTGGTGTGAATGTTATTCTTACCGGATCAACGATTGGTGCTGCAACAGGTACTGATGGTAATTTTGAAATATCAAATCTTCAGCCGGGAGTTTACTCACTTACATTTTCAGCAATTGGTTATGAAAAAACTACGATTGATAATATTACGATTACAACAAACAGTCCTGTAGTTAATGTGCAACTCACATCAAAAATATTTGAGACAGATCAGGTTGTAGTTTCAGCTAACAAACATGAACAAAATCTATCTGATCTTTCTGTTAGTGCCGAGATATTTTCCGCTGAGAACCTTTCGCGGAAAAATATATACAATCTGGAAAATGCTATGCGATACATTCCCGGTGTAAGTATGGTACAGGATCAGATCAGCATAAGAGGATCAAGCGGTTACAGCCGCGGTGCAGGCTCACGTGTTTTACTCGCGATAGATGGAATTCCTTTTTATACAGGTGATACAGGAGAAACAATCTGGGAGGTGATTCCAACCACAGCCATTAAAAGAATTGAAGTTATAAAAGGTGCATCAAGTTCTTTGTATGGATCGGGTGCAATTGGCGGTGTAGTTAATATTATTACTAACGAGCCAACCGAAATATCTTCAACATATATTAAGACTTTCATTGGCGCTTATGATAAACCACACTATGATGAGTGGGATTGGTCTGGTGAGTACCGGACATTTAACGGCATTACATTATCTCACTCCAACACTTATAACAACTTTGGCTTTAATTTATCTTTAACGCGGCTTGAAGATCTCAGTTATAAACAGAGCGGGTATTCAAAAAAATATACAGGATTTTTGAAAACTAATTATTCGCTTTCAGAAAATTCATCTTTAGATCTTCTTATAAATTTATTCAGAAAAAAAAGCGGCAATTTTGTTTACTGGAAAAATGCAATGAACGCTTTGGTTCCTCCTGATGCTGATCAGGGGCAGGTTGTTCAGACAGAAAGGGATTTATTCGCTCTGACATATACCAACCTGATTGAAGAAGATTTATCTTTAACACTGAGATCAAGTTACTACAGAACATATTGGGAAGATGGAGCAATTCCATTAAATCAATCACGAACAAATTTGTTCAGAGGTGAAGTACAGGTTAATTATAGCTTTTCTGATGATCTGATTCTTGTGTCCGGCATTGAAGCATCAGGCAGTAGAGTAACATCAACATTATTTGGTAATCCAACATCATTCAGTGCCGGCGGTTATTACCAGGCAGAATACAAATTCGGATTCCCGTTATCGATGACAGCCGGTATCAGGTATGATTATTCAAAACTGGATACGATAGATGGTTCATCTGCTTTCTCACCTAAAATTGGATTTAACTATAAAGTATCTCCGGAGTTTGTTATTCGTGCAAACATAGGTACGGGATTCAGAGCACCGACACTTGCTGAATCATTCACATCTACCACAGCGAGTGGAATAACTGTCAGACCAAATCCGAATTTAAAATCTGAATCGAACCTTTCCTTTGAAGGAGGCGTAAGTTTCAAACCTTTGGAAATTGTATCGATGGATGTTTCTCTGTTCTCAACTGAATATTATGATTTTATCGAAGCCAGTTTAAAAGCAGATAATCTTGGAAACAGCTTTATTATTTTTGACAACGTTACAAGAGCACGCATACAAGGATTTGAAGTTGGAACAGATATCGGAATCATTCCGGGTTTATTGACAGGAAATATAAATTATTGTTATCTGTGGGCGAGAGACATTGAAAAAAATAAAGCGCTGAAATACAGACCGCGCCATATCCTATCATCAGGGATTGAAGCTAGCTACAAAAAAATTCTGTTGGGATTTGATTTCAGATATTGGAGTCGGGTAGAAGAAATTGACAACGAACTTATTGATCTTGGTCTGGTTCCGGATGGCAGGAAAAGAGTGGAAGTAATTCTTCTTGATGCACGAGCCGGATATATGCTGGATATATTTAATCAGCAGATCAGACTTTTTTTAAATGCTAATAATATTTTAAATTATAACTACGTCGAACTGATTGGTAATCTCCAGCCGATCAGGCATTTATCACTAAGTGCTGAATTAACATTTTGA